From Firmicutes bacterium HGW-Firmicutes-1, a single genomic window includes:
- a CDS encoding MarR family transcriptional regulator, whose amino-acid sequence MKCFESDSVHALFGQVIRAHFQLSHALLEKLGVYPGQPPLLFALRNQEGLSQKELASKLNIKPATMTVMLKRMENAKLIERIHDKTDQRITRVYLTDEGRVLQEEAHEVMKVIHRECFQNFSQEEEEFLKKMFVKMRENLIHASDKNKD is encoded by the coding sequence ATGAAATGTTTTGAGTCTGATTCTGTGCATGCGTTGTTTGGGCAAGTGATTAGGGCGCATTTTCAATTAAGTCATGCATTATTAGAAAAATTAGGGGTATATCCAGGTCAACCACCTTTGTTGTTTGCTTTGAGAAATCAGGAGGGGCTTAGTCAGAAGGAACTAGCTAGTAAGTTAAATATTAAGCCGGCAACGATGACAGTTATGTTAAAGCGTATGGAAAATGCTAAGCTCATAGAGCGAATTCACGATAAAACCGATCAACGAATAACGAGAGTATATTTAACGGATGAAGGTAGGGTGTTACAAGAGGAAGCCCATGAAGTAATGAAGGTAATACATCGTGAGTGCTTTCAAAACTTTTCTCAAGAGGAAGAAGAATTCTTGAAAAAAATGTTTGTGAAAATGCGTGAAAACCTAATTCATGCAAGTGATAAAAATAAAGATTAG
- a CDS encoding two-component system response regulator, translated as MENEIKILVCDDSMTVRKKLVQSLNTIQPCIVFEADNGVTAVQAYEQNTPDLVFMDIMMPEKDGLQAVTEIIELDPSAKIVMLSSVGTKSNLKKALEVGAVDFLQKPCEEDKLRNLLNTYGRKE; from the coding sequence ATGGAAAACGAAATTAAGATTTTAGTTTGCGACGACTCCATGACAGTAAGAAAAAAACTAGTACAATCCTTGAACACAATTCAACCTTGTATTGTTTTTGAAGCTGATAACGGAGTAACTGCTGTCCAAGCTTACGAACAGAACACACCAGACTTAGTCTTTATGGATATTATGATGCCAGAAAAAGATGGTCTTCAAGCGGTAACAGAAATAATAGAACTTGATCCATCTGCCAAAATCGTAATGTTATCCTCTGTTGGAACTAAAAGCAATTTAAAAAAAGCCCTAGAAGTAGGTGCCGTCGATTTCCTTCAAAAACCTTGTGAAGAAGACAAATTAAGAAATCTATTAAATACCTACGGTCGAAAGGAGTAA
- a CDS encoding multidrug ABC transporter ATP-binding protein, producing the protein MLKLFKYLKPFKLSVIIVFILTFLKTLSDLYLPNLMADIVDVGIVKGDSKYIFQVGGWMLLIAALGTVAVIYSSYLSAKIAAAFSRDLRSAVFTRVESFSLHEFDKLGTSTLITRTTNDINQVQQVLIMILRMMISAPIMCVGGIIMAASKDVELSLVLVLVIPVLTICMLFVAKKALPLFKSMQVKLDALNLVLREGLIGIRVIRAFNRVEFEDKRFNTASRDLVDTSIKVNKIMAILMPMMVLVINITTLAIIWFGSLRIDSGNMEIGDMMAFTQYLMQIMFSIMIFAMMFIMIPRASASAIRINEVLDTIPEIVDPENPANEVNIKGYIEFKNVTFSYHGAEQAAISNISFKACPSEITAIIGGTGSGKSTLINMIPRFYDVDSGQILVDDVDVKNITQEVLRNKIGFVPQKTILFNGTIADNIRAGKESATIEEVMKAANSARATEFINDMEEGFESIISQGGTNISGGQKQRLSIARALVKDAEIYIFDDSFSALDFKTEAKIREELKKETVNATVLIVAQRVSTIMDADRIVVLEDGCVVGIGKHKELLKTCEVYREIVASQMSEEELA; encoded by the coding sequence TTGTTGAAATTATTTAAGTATCTGAAGCCCTTTAAGCTTTCGGTAATCATTGTATTCATTCTTACTTTTCTTAAAACCTTATCAGATCTTTATTTGCCCAATTTAATGGCGGATATAGTTGATGTAGGGATTGTGAAGGGTGATAGTAAGTATATTTTTCAAGTAGGTGGATGGATGCTCTTAATTGCCGCACTTGGAACAGTAGCGGTGATTTATTCTAGTTATTTATCAGCAAAGATTGCAGCTGCTTTTAGTCGAGATCTACGAAGTGCAGTATTTACACGTGTTGAAAGTTTTTCTCTTCATGAGTTTGATAAGCTCGGTACATCTACACTTATTACACGTACTACAAACGATATTAATCAAGTTCAACAAGTGCTGATCATGATATTAAGAATGATGATAAGTGCACCAATTATGTGTGTTGGGGGCATTATTATGGCCGCTTCCAAGGATGTTGAACTTTCTTTGGTCTTAGTTTTGGTGATACCTGTACTGACTATTTGCATGCTATTCGTAGCAAAAAAGGCTCTGCCATTGTTTAAATCCATGCAGGTTAAATTGGATGCCTTAAACCTTGTTTTGAGAGAAGGTTTAATAGGTATTAGAGTCATTAGAGCCTTTAACCGTGTAGAATTTGAAGATAAGAGATTCAATACGGCAAGTCGTGACTTAGTTGATACTTCTATAAAAGTAAATAAAATTATGGCAATATTAATGCCTATGATGGTTTTGGTAATTAATATAACTACTTTGGCAATTATATGGTTTGGTAGTCTGCGAATAGATAGTGGGAATATGGAGATTGGTGACATGATGGCATTTACCCAATATTTGATGCAAATTATGTTCTCAATTATGATTTTTGCTATGATGTTTATCATGATACCGAGGGCGTCAGCGTCAGCGATTCGAATTAATGAAGTTTTAGATACGATACCGGAGATTGTTGATCCGGAAAATCCAGCCAATGAAGTCAATATAAAAGGATACATTGAATTTAAAAATGTTACTTTTAGCTATCATGGAGCAGAACAAGCAGCGATTAGCAATATATCTTTTAAAGCATGTCCTTCTGAAATAACTGCAATTATTGGAGGCACAGGCTCAGGAAAGTCTACATTAATTAATATGATACCTCGCTTTTATGATGTCGATAGTGGACAAATACTTGTGGACGATGTAGATGTTAAAAATATCACACAAGAAGTTTTAAGAAATAAGATCGGGTTTGTTCCGCAAAAAACAATCCTTTTCAATGGGACGATTGCTGATAATATTAGAGCCGGAAAAGAATCGGCAACTATAGAAGAAGTTATGAAGGCAGCAAATAGTGCGCGAGCAACTGAATTTATCAATGATATGGAAGAAGGTTTTGAAAGTATCATTTCTCAAGGTGGAACGAATATATCTGGAGGGCAAAAACAAAGATTATCAATAGCTAGAGCTTTAGTAAAAGATGCAGAAATCTATATTTTTGATGATAGTTTTTCAGCCTTAGATTTTAAAACAGAAGCAAAGATAAGAGAAGAGTTAAAAAAGGAAACAGTCAATGCTACTGTACTTATCGTAGCTCAAAGAGTAAGTACTATAATGGATGCAGATCGCATTGTTGTTCTTGAGGATGGTTGTGTAGTAGGGATCGGTAAACATAAAGAGCTTTTGAAAACTTGTGAGGTCTATAGAGAAATTGTAGCTTCTCAGATGTCAGAGGAGGAATTGGCATGA